The following DNA comes from Rhipicephalus microplus isolate Deutch F79 chromosome 6, USDA_Rmic, whole genome shotgun sequence.
CTGCGCTCCAAGGGAACAGGATAATGGACATTGGTATTCTTTCTTTAGTGTTTTCATCGCTGGCATGTTCCAAATGCATAAACACAACACTGAAGCTCGGGGAACGCTCTCACCAAGAAATATGCTCGGCTTGTGCGGTCGTGTGTACTGACTGTGGGTTCAAGCGCCCATTTCATACGTCGAGAAATGTGGGTCGGGCCAATGAGAACAATTTACGTCTGGTTTACGCGATGCGCCAGTTAGAAAAAGGGCACGCTGGTGCGAAAACTTTTTCCAAAGTGATGAACATGCCTGCTCCTCCACGTCACTCCGCCTACGACATATTGTCATCTCGGCTTTCTGCAGCGGCAGGAGAAGTGGCCTCGAAGTCGATGACTGCTGCTGCTGTGGAAGTTCGTCGTGTTGTGGGGAGTGCcgagtgtggtgtttcaggtgatAGCACGTGGCAGAAGCGTGGCCATTCATATTTGAACGGTTGTGTGTCTGTGATTTCTGTTGACACGGGAAAGGTTATTGATGTTGAGGCCCTTTCTAGTTCGTGTAAGCCTTGTAAAACCAAAAGCAAGTTGAGGCAAGATAGTGCTTCGTACCAGGAATGGAAGGCAAACCACACTTCCTGTCACGCAAACCATGAAGGAAGTGCTGGCAGTATAGAGACGGTTGGTCTATAGTGAATATTTGAAAGGTCAAACGGTTGGTCTATAACGAATATTTGAAAGGTCAAAAGGCAAAAGAGATTTGAAGTACCTGCAGTACTACGGCGATGGTGATTCCAAGAGCTATGCTGCTGTCAAAGACATGTATAGAAAGGACAGTGTGCAGAAACTGGGATGTATTGGGCATGTCCAGAAGCGTGTTGGCAGC
Coding sequences within:
- the LOC142766131 gene encoding uncharacterized protein LOC142766131, producing MGKCRTQKTRKRKFAENLYTTTRLRTDTDASVSATAKKLGDINKAYQAPLENSALQGNRIMDIGILSLVFSSLACSKCINTTLKLGERSHQEICSACAVVCTDCGFKRPFHTSRNVGRANENNLRLVYAMRQLEKGHAGAKTFSKVMNMPAPPRHSAYDILSSRLSAAAGEVASKSMTAAAVEVRRVVGSAECGVSGDSTWQKRGHSYLNGCVSVISVDTGKVIDVEALSSSCKPCKTKSKLRQDSASYQEWKANHTSCHANHEGSAGSIETVGL